TTCAAACAGCATTCCATTCATTCACTGCAACAGAGCTTCACCCATTCATCTGCTACTTCATTCTTGAGCTTTACTGCAGCACCAACAACTCGGTTCAGCATCTCATTCCACCATTTTCTTCTCTGTTCATCAATTACACCTCCAATTTCTTCACTGTTTCCTGCAAAAACCATCATTCATTCTTCCCTTGTTTctgatttttatcttcaacagCTCATAGGACCACCAACAGCATCAAATTCTCATCTTCGTCAGATTCAGCCTTCAATTCACAGAAAAacctaaattaaccacaaacccATCTTAGCAATAACACCACCTTCATCAGTTACAGAACCCATCTCCGATTCACTTCCTTCTTCTCATTGACCAAACTCTCAAATTCCATCTCTGATTCAATATCTCAAATatcaatccttgaaaatcaatatCAAATCGAACCTAAACTTCATTTCTTCGACCACCACAGGTTCACCTCAATCTCAGCTCTTTATTCTCTCAATTTCTCGATCTCTAACTTCTCTTTCATGGCAGCAGCATCTCACAGCACCAGATCCCATCAATTTCATTTATAGCATCATCATCTCTCGATTCCGATTTCTGTTCTCTCCATGGCTGCGCCTCCATTTCTTTGTTTCAGGTGTAACTGATTGAAATGAATGAGAGTAAGTCTTCTCTCGATTTAGGGTATAGTTTTAGGGCAGGATTCAGACACCCCAACACTTGAGATAAGGGTCACCCAGATGGTAACCCCCTTAACCTTGGCTGATCTCTATTTAGTACTCCTTCAGATAGAGTTTCCCTTTAACCTTGACTGGCTCTAGATAGTGTTCGTCCATGGAatgacaattttttttcttttgtgctcAAATTTGGTGATTTCTACTTCTTTTCCTCCGTATGACTCcagagtagctataaaactcaaaacacgcgtaaaatacataatttacaagaaaaatggcaaagaaagcataaactctagatagtaaataagatgtattctacaccctatcaatgATCAAGTCACCGATACTAGAGATATATAAATATACTTCGTATTTTGTGTTTTCAAACTAAATGAGTTGAAAGAAATGGAAGCAAGTCAAGTCTGTATTACTAACCTGGAACTGAAGGATGATGCGTGACTTGATGCCGATATGTCTTCAGGATTTTCATAGTAGCACGAGGTTTTCTCAACATATTTAATTTAGTTTCCTTGTCTTACCTTACAAAATTGGCTCTACTAATCTAATCAAGCAACTTTTAGTTTtggagctaaaatatgacaacaaaacttgacataccaacgctcggtgagttcaactgagcaatgctctatctgtgaattttagtgacaaattCTTTACACATGGAGAATACAAgaattaaaagataaagatatTAAATTAGATAACAATCTCTTAACTCAATCTTAATACGCTTGGTTCCAAGTTCCAACAACACAAATACCTTCAAATAATCAaacaataaatgtcgttgttgaaacatttgaataacaaaatctttATCCCCCTAATGTAAAGCTAGCTTACACATTCAATTCGAACAtatatatgatatgtttctcctccTTAATCAATGGTTTACTCTTTTTTGCTTATATGTATACCTTTCGGCACATACAATCATTCTTACGGATTATCAGTCACTGTGTACTCTATATATTTCTATCCTTTTTCTCACAAAAATGACAGAGAAACGAATAAATATAGCATGTATTATTTCGAAAGGACCCTAGAGTTCATAAGAATTCGATACAACCTATACGAAGTGAGCACAAAAGGTCTAACATACCACTTTTAAAAAGCAACTCTAAACAAAAATCACCCAAATAATAAGCTTAGACTCTTACCAAGGAACTAGCTATTACCCGAAGTAATCTTTAGAAAACTTTCACTCAAATATCAGAAAACGGTATTTAGGATATATAAGAATGGGAAGAAGGGAGTACATATATCATTCCCACGAATAGATTCATCTTCCTCCATTTGGAACTTTATACCACGGACTCTCACACGGTGGATTTTAATGTCTTTCCTGGAAATTTGGACAAACTATATTTTTGTGTGATTAGACTTGACATGAAGCTGAAGTTGGATATATGTAGTATAGAGCGTCATTGCCGCTCGGTTGAAATTGTATCGCGTTGCAATAGCACCGTCGCGGTCGACAATGCTCGCTCCATTTTCCATCCAAAGTTTCAGCTTGGCCATCTAATAGTGGACCCACTCAGTAAGAGTTGCCGCAATTGACAAATTAGTTCAAGGCCATTAGTTAAGTTTATGGAATCTATTTTCACTTTTTTTGAAaacattttaaaaaaataaatgggTGTGCAAGTTGGAGGGGTAGTTTCCTGGAAAAAAAAATGACACGCTTTGGCATATTCAGACAAAAAAGATTTATATACTCCTACTTCAGTAACTCtgcttcttttctctttcttttttcttttttcttttcttccctcATTCCTCTCTAAAACCCTTGGATCTGACAAAACAAACTCTGAAACCCAATTCAACAACAGAATTCTTCTGAAATTCTCTGATTTTTGGAAGTTTAGATCCGAAAATGAGCACTCCGGGTACTAATTATCTGCTTCAACTTCATTCCAAGGTACTACAAATGATATCTTCCCATTTTTGTTTAACCAATTGAACTATTGAATGTGTTATTGAATTGGAGTGCTTTCTTGATCTTATAATTTGGATTAGCATATCATCGTGTGTTCTCTTTTTCATATGAATTTTATACTCTGTTTCTATGAGATTGTGTAGTCTAGTTTGATGACCTGCTTTCTGCTTTGATTTCATATTGATTTGGTGAATCCATGTGTTTGGGTGTTTCTTGAATTTCAACCAGATCGTTTAATTTCCCCTGGATCCATGGATGTTGTGGTCAGTCCTGTGGTGAACTCCACAGTAGGTTTAGGTGTGAAAAAGGTGAAGCAGGGGATTGGTGTGAGGAAGAGAATAAAAGAACTAGGAGAAGATTTAGAGTTGTTTATCCATCCCCGTGTAGGCGATGCCCACCTATCAGTGGTTGGAAGCGGGTACATGGAAGAAGATGGCTTTCAATATCTTAGGTTGGTGAAAGTTATACTGGATGAATTCCAGGACTTAATGCTAGTGTACAATAGAGAGTTTCGTGATGATCCAGATGAGCTAAAGAAGGTGGATTGGGGCAAAGCACACCTTCTGTTTCGACTGTCTAGTGTCAAGCGATTCCCTCTTCGACTTAGAATTGGTAGCACGATAAATTCTATTAATGAGAAGCTTAGGAAGTTCAAGGAGCACCAAAATTGTAGTACTGCAGTTCCAAAACAAACAGAACGTGACTGCTCTAGTTCTGATGTCGATGAGTCAAAAATACTTGGGCGTGACAAGGAAAAAGCCGATCTAATGTCAATGCTGGGGTGCTCTGATGATACGCCTGCTACTACTACTCCAACAACAGCTTCAACAAGCACAAGCACTGCTGTCAAATTCGTCTTTATAACTGGTACTACAGGTTGCGGCAAAACAGCGCTTGCTCAGTTCGTTATAAAAGATAAGAAGGTGAAAGAACATTTCAAAGACAATATTTTCTGGGTATCCGTAAGTGGCCTCGTTGATGATAAAAAGAAGTTTGCCATTGCATTAATCGAAGCAATGCGGGAAAAAGCCCCTAAATATCATGAATGGAATCCTCTGCATAGTCATTTGAGGAATTGTAtcaagaagaaggaaatgatgcTGCTTGTTCTGGACGGTGCATGTGGTGTTGATTATGAGACATGGGAAGGAGAACTGAAACCCTGCTTTGATGCTGCAGCGCCTGGGAGTAGAATTCTTGTTACCACCCACCTAACTAATCTTTCAACCATGATGGGCGTTTCCAGCGAACTTACATTTCCTTTAAGTGGATTACCGTATGATGATGCAGATGATGCTTGGTTATTGCTATGTGATGCAGCTTTTCCAGGACAGTCAGGAGAACAGATACGAGAGTATGAAATGATCGGGAAGAAACTGGCTCGAGGATGCGCAGGCATACCTGGTGTTATCACAAAATTAGGACGGGTCTTGCGCATGAAAAAAACTCCGCAACAGTGGAACGATGTCCATGAAAATGGTATTTGGAATCTGAATGAAGGGAATTTAAACTCCAACTATGAAAGGTTGTTACCACGACATCTCTTCGTCACCTATGATGCTTTCCTTGATCCAGCCTTGCAACAGTGCTTCAAATTCTGCGCCGGCCTACCATATGAGTACGAGATAAACAGAGGCATTCTTATAAAACTCTGGATGGCTCTAGACTATCTGAATGGAACGCGCACTGGACAGATGGAGGAGAAAGGTGACATGTATTTTAACTTGTTAACAACATGTTCATTTTTGTACAAATCAAACCCAGGTGGCAATGTCTACAAGTTCTATGGCCATGTAGATGCTCTTGCTCGGCATCTAGCTGGTAACGAGAGTTGCTGTTACCCAGTGACTGGAACAAGTTCTTGTTCAAATGGATGTATTGGACCTGATACTCGTCACTTGACAATAAACCTCGGAGATAGTGATATGGATTATGTTCCTGGCCCCCTGTCCAAAGCCGTTAAGCTGCGGATGCTGAAACTCATGACCATATCGGCAACGTTAAAGGTCCCATCATATGTATTTAGCCAGTTCCCGTTACTGATGGCACTGGATATGAGCTGCACTGGCCTTACTGAGCTACCATCCGAGGTAAGCAAGCTGAAATCCCTGAAGATTCTTATCTTGTCTGGTTCAAGGTTTCAAAAACTCCCCGATACAGTTTGTGATCTCAACTGCTTGGAAACCTTAATTCTGAATGAATGTCTGGAACTTACTGAGTTGCCTCAGAAGATAGGTCAGCTCACTAAATTACGGCATCTTGAAATCAGTGATACACCAAAACTTCAGAAGTTCCCCAAGGGATTTAGGAAGTTAATAAACCTTAGGACGCTGTCTAAATTTGTTGTAGCTGCTCAAGGCTCAAGAAAAGGTGCGAAGATTGGAGAACTGCAAGAACTGAACTTG
This genomic interval from Papaver somniferum cultivar HN1 unplaced genomic scaffold, ASM357369v1 unplaced-scaffold_107, whole genome shotgun sequence contains the following:
- the LOC113328153 gene encoding putative disease resistance protein RGA3, whose amino-acid sequence is MDVVVSPVVNSTVGLGVKKVKQGIGVRKRIKELGEDLELFIHPRVGDAHLSVVGSGYMEEDGFQYLRLVKVILDEFQDLMLVYNREFRDDPDELKKVDWGKAHLLFRLSSVKRFPLRLRIGSTINSINEKLRKFKEHQNCSTAVPKQTERDCSSSDVDESKILGRDKEKADLMSMLGCSDDTPATTTPTTASTSTSTAVKFVFITGTTGCGKTALAQFVIKDKKVKEHFKDNIFWVSVSGLVDDKKKFAIALIEAMREKAPKYHEWNPLHSHLRNCIKKKEMMLLVLDGACGVDYETWEGELKPCFDAAAPGSRILVTTHLTNLSTMMGVSSELTFPLSGLPYDDADDAWLLLCDAAFPGQSGEQIREYEMIGKKLARGCAGIPGVITKLGRVLRMKKTPQQWNDVHENGIWNLNEGNLNSNYERLLPRHLFVTYDAFLDPALQQCFKFCAGLPYEYEINRGILIKLWMALDYLNGTRTGQMEEKGDMYFNLLTTCSFLYKSNPGGNVYKFYGHVDALARHLAGNESCCYPVTGTSSCSNGCIGPDTRHLTINLGDSDMDYVPGPLSKAVKLRMLKLMTISATLKVPSYVFSQFPLLMALDMSCTGLTELPSEVSKLKSLKILILSGSRFQKLPDTVCDLNCLETLILNECLELTELPQKIGQLTKLRHLEISDTPKLQKFPKGFRKLINLRTLSKFVVAAQGSRKGAKIGELQELNLLQGRLTIKGLNRVQSGSDAVKAALVDKKDLRSLCLDFERNLSQKPEKVQIMEDVLEALKPNATAISNVDLCNYPSARMPSWWTAPTNQD